Proteins co-encoded in one Govania unica genomic window:
- the paaN gene encoding phenylacetic acid degradation protein PaaN: MTNNFFERHKATLERAVEAAKTRGYWTPYNENAKSYPETAAPEGDAAFKARLNKKFELNQPGEEGWVGAERSPWGFDLGVQYPKTNVDQLIAAVEKTIPEWRKAGVEGRVGVCLEILDRLNKRSYEIAHAVSNTSGQGFMMAFQAGGPHAQDRGLEAVTYAYMEMARTPGQAYWEKPQGKFDPLKMDKTFHVTGRGIALVIGCGTFPTWNTYPGLFASLATGNPVIVKPHPRSILPAAISVEIARDVLREAGFDPNIVTLVADSADAPVTKDLALHPEVKVIDFTGSTQFGDWLEQNARQALVYTEKAGVNCVVIDSTDDFAGMIRNLTMTICLYSGQMCTTPQNFFVPKDGILVAGERKSFDEVAQALADAVAKMTGDADKAMHLLGGIQTPDTVARIDQAAGLAPVVLASQTLTPASAPDAVIRTPLIMKATSKQSDLWGHELFGPIYFLIATENTAESIAIVKNLVKTKGAITSGIYATDETIVDAMEDAMVEAGVALSVNLHGGVFVNQTAAFSDYHATGANPAANACLADAAFVANRFRIVQSRRHTAA; this comes from the coding sequence ATGACTAATAACTTCTTTGAGCGCCACAAGGCCACGCTAGAGCGCGCCGTCGAGGCTGCCAAGACCCGCGGTTATTGGACCCCCTATAACGAAAACGCGAAAAGCTACCCCGAAACGGCCGCGCCCGAAGGCGACGCCGCCTTCAAAGCCCGCCTGAATAAGAAGTTCGAATTGAATCAGCCAGGTGAAGAAGGCTGGGTCGGGGCCGAGCGCTCACCCTGGGGCTTTGATCTTGGGGTTCAGTATCCGAAAACCAATGTCGACCAGCTGATCGCCGCCGTTGAAAAAACCATTCCCGAATGGCGCAAGGCCGGAGTCGAAGGCCGGGTCGGCGTTTGTCTTGAAATTCTCGATCGGTTGAACAAACGCAGCTATGAAATCGCCCATGCGGTGTCGAACACCAGCGGGCAGGGCTTCATGATGGCGTTTCAGGCCGGTGGCCCGCATGCCCAGGATCGTGGTCTTGAGGCCGTGACCTATGCCTATATGGAAATGGCCCGCACGCCGGGTCAGGCCTATTGGGAAAAGCCGCAGGGCAAGTTCGATCCGCTGAAGATGGACAAGACCTTCCATGTGACCGGGCGCGGCATTGCGCTGGTGATCGGTTGTGGGACGTTCCCGACCTGGAACACCTATCCCGGCCTGTTCGCGAGCCTTGCCACCGGCAATCCGGTGATTGTGAAGCCGCATCCGCGTTCGATCCTGCCCGCCGCCATCTCGGTCGAAATCGCCCGCGATGTGCTGCGTGAGGCTGGGTTCGATCCGAATATCGTGACGCTTGTGGCTGATAGCGCCGACGCTCCGGTGACCAAGGATCTGGCTCTTCATCCGGAGGTCAAGGTCATTGATTTTACCGGCTCGACCCAGTTCGGTGACTGGCTTGAACAGAACGCCCGGCAGGCGCTGGTTTACACCGAAAAGGCCGGGGTCAATTGCGTGGTCATCGACAGCACCGACGATTTCGCCGGGATGATTCGCAACCTGACCATGACCATTTGCCTTTATTCTGGTCAGATGTGCACCACGCCGCAGAATTTCTTCGTGCCGAAGGACGGAATTCTCGTCGCCGGCGAGCGCAAGTCGTTTGACGAAGTGGCTCAGGCGCTGGCGGATGCGGTGGCCAAGATGACTGGTGACGCCGACAAGGCCATGCATTTGCTGGGTGGCATCCAGACCCCGGACACGGTGGCGCGGATCGATCAGGCGGCCGGGCTTGCGCCCGTCGTGCTGGCGTCACAGACCCTGACCCCTGCGAGCGCGCCGGATGCCGTTATCCGTACGCCGCTCATCATGAAGGCGACCTCGAAACAGAGCGACCTGTGGGGCCATGAGTTGTTCGGGCCGATCTATTTCCTGATCGCCACCGAAAACACGGCTGAAAGCATCGCCATCGTCAAAAACCTTGTGAAGACCAAGGGCGCGATCACGAGCGGCATCTATGCCACCGATGAAACCATCGTCGACGCCATGGAAGACGCCATGGTCGAAGCTGGCGTGGCGCTGTCAGTCAATCTCCATGGCGGGGTGTTCGTGAACCAGACTGCGGCGTTCAGCGACTATCACGCTACGGGTGCGAATCCGGCGGCGAATGCCTGTCTGGCTGACGCGGCCTTTGTGGCGAACCGATTCCGGATTGTGCAGAGCCGTCGTCACACGGCAGCCTAA
- a CDS encoding 3-hydroxyacyl-CoA dehydrogenase yields the protein MERIGILGAGAMGRGIAQIAAAAGYPVIIADANPKAAEDALGFISDLLKRAADKGRMTAEAADAAIKNITVAQGVAAFKDCTLVVEAIIERLDIKRQVFAELEGIVSADCILASNTSSLSVTSIAAGAKLPGRIAGYHFFNPVPLMKVVEVVKATLTEDWVVDRLVTLSKAVGHKPVVTADTPGFIVNHAGRAFGTEGLRILGEGIAATHDIDDVMREGAGFRMGPFELMDLTGLDVSQTVMESVYRQFYDDPKYRPSALAANQMAAGLYGRKTKRGFYVYENGEQQRPAPRPVPTELPKTVWAEGADEKFRVLLGELAAKAGVTVESGAKPSATAIAFVTPVGQDATTSAAELGLDATRVVAVDALFGLATRRTLMTTPVTDPALRDQAHALLASDGVAVTVIHDSPGFIAQRIVAMIVNIASDIAQQRIATPADIETAVKLGLGYPKGPLEFGDHLGAATVQRILDAMFAFYGDPRYRSSPWLKRRAMLGVSLMTAEG from the coding sequence ATGGAGCGGATCGGAATCCTTGGGGCAGGGGCCATGGGCCGGGGCATTGCCCAGATTGCAGCGGCGGCGGGTTATCCGGTGATCATCGCCGACGCCAACCCGAAAGCGGCGGAAGACGCGCTCGGCTTCATTTCCGATCTGTTGAAACGCGCGGCTGACAAAGGCCGCATGACGGCGGAGGCGGCGGACGCGGCGATCAAAAACATCACCGTGGCTCAGGGTGTCGCCGCGTTCAAGGATTGCACGCTGGTGGTCGAGGCCATCATCGAGCGGCTCGATATCAAGCGTCAGGTGTTTGCTGAACTTGAGGGGATCGTGAGCGCCGATTGCATCCTGGCTTCGAACACCTCGTCTCTGTCGGTGACCTCCATCGCGGCGGGCGCGAAGCTGCCGGGGCGTATTGCCGGATATCATTTCTTCAATCCCGTGCCGCTGATGAAGGTCGTCGAGGTGGTCAAGGCCACGCTGACCGAGGATTGGGTGGTTGACCGTCTGGTGACACTGTCGAAAGCCGTCGGGCACAAGCCGGTGGTGACAGCGGACACGCCGGGCTTCATCGTCAATCACGCCGGGCGCGCGTTCGGCACCGAGGGTTTGCGAATCTTGGGCGAAGGCATCGCCGCCACCCATGACATTGACGATGTCATGCGTGAAGGCGCGGGCTTCCGCATGGGGCCGTTCGAGCTGATGGATCTGACCGGGCTCGATGTGTCGCAGACGGTGATGGAAAGCGTTTATCGCCAGTTCTATGACGATCCGAAATACCGTCCGAGCGCCTTGGCCGCGAACCAGATGGCAGCCGGGTTGTATGGCCGCAAGACCAAACGCGGGTTCTATGTATATGAGAACGGCGAACAGCAACGCCCGGCGCCGCGTCCGGTGCCGACTGAATTGCCGAAAACCGTTTGGGCCGAAGGGGCCGATGAAAAATTCCGTGTGCTTCTTGGTGAGTTGGCGGCGAAGGCTGGCGTGACCGTTGAAAGCGGTGCGAAGCCGTCGGCTACGGCCATCGCCTTTGTCACGCCGGTCGGTCAGGACGCGACCACCAGCGCGGCCGAGCTTGGCCTTGATGCCACCCGTGTGGTGGCGGTCGACGCGCTGTTTGGACTTGCGACCCGCCGCACCCTGATGACCACACCGGTCACCGATCCGGCGCTGCGCGATCAGGCCCATGCGCTTCTGGCGTCGGACGGGGTGGCAGTCACGGTCATTCACGACAGCCCGGGCTTCATCGCCCAGCGCATCGTCGCCATGATTGTGAATATAGCGAGCGACATCGCGCAGCAGCGCATCGCCACGCCCGCCGATATCGAAACGGCGGTCAAGCTTGGGTTGGGCTACCCGAAAGGGCCGCTTGAGTTCGGCGATCATCTTGGGGCGGCGACGGTGCAGCGCATCCTTGATGCCATGTTTGCGTTCTACGGGGATCCGCGTTACCGTTCTAGCCCCTGGCTTAAGCGCCGGGCAATGTTGGGCGTTTCCTTGATGACAGCTGAGGGATAA